The following proteins come from a genomic window of Sulfurospirillum arsenophilum NBRC 109478:
- a CDS encoding two-partner secretion domain-containing protein has translation MQSLYLQAYDYDSRFRILKGRKISLVVSALLVGTTLLYAAPSGGVITSGSAAISQSGSITNIDQSSQKASINWTTFSIGSTETVNFNQPNSSAITLNRVIGNEKSIINGALNANGQVWILNSNGVLFGKNASVNTAGLLATTKFLSDADFQKGNYTFKGDSKESIINQGSIDIANSGYATLLANNVSNEGTITAVKGKIELVGANEVSINLNGNSLVNLTVNKGILDALVENKGALIANGGEVYLTTNAVNELLRGVVNNTGVIEAKTLDDVAGKITLYAHGGIVNADGTLDASATTSGNGGFIETSGETVNIAKSLHVTTLAAQGKTGKWLIDPVNYTIAASGGNETGAALAGRLAGTNIEIQADNTITVNDAITWSANKLTLNSGGNIYLNADLTATGAATLAFYYGQASADGGSSRYTVADGVNILIPTASAFTWKKGSAGTLTNLILDNGNLRFGNGTEASINDTGALLQPWYYDNVTNGRNGWYKLTYSSYPLDYAIGIGGVATAGWNNNGTIVTTGDYGNPYADIAPLVTNQNLNIAGYYEKTGSIITTTTMNISGIGPITVEDKYTLLPDTSYLKATTTLINNTGSSQSNIRLWVGTRDDWVALSDANYKTKGNITSNGFETITNQTDSSNAIMISEQTLTNGAGAAVLFYSTTAGTNTVTDWCCSLANIIDKNPIDSAITTNREDGSYGIYLNLDTISNSQRGSVTWYYAAGPIAAISNVVEQVGQSSGASTPTPLPSTPLPSTPPSVISAIVNNTAVTQPHVDLPQQQSHVETPSTTRTPLAQGGHTVDVVSSPEAGEATTLVTMAEIREMQTSGASATSETPSSGTTPIRVPLMRGSLIDIVDGGVKLPTGIEQEFYVLDNTKR, from the coding sequence ATGCAAAGTTTATATCTTCAAGCATACGACTACGATTCCCGTTTTCGTATCCTAAAAGGTCGGAAAATATCACTTGTTGTTTCAGCACTTTTAGTAGGAACAACATTACTATATGCAGCACCAAGTGGCGGTGTCATCACAAGTGGTAGTGCTGCTATTTCACAAAGTGGTTCTATTACCAACATTGACCAATCAAGCCAAAAGGCATCTATCAATTGGACAACTTTTTCTATTGGTTCTACTGAAACGGTTAATTTCAATCAACCAAACAGTTCAGCCATTACCCTCAATCGTGTCATTGGAAATGAAAAAAGTATCATTAATGGCGCTTTAAATGCCAATGGGCAAGTTTGGATTTTAAACAGTAATGGTGTTTTGTTTGGTAAAAATGCTTCAGTTAATACTGCAGGTCTTTTAGCAACCACAAAATTTTTAAGTGATGCAGATTTTCAAAAAGGTAACTACACATTTAAAGGTGATAGCAAAGAGAGCATTATCAACCAAGGTAGCATAGATATTGCCAATAGCGGTTATGCTACATTGCTTGCTAATAATGTTTCCAATGAAGGAACCATCACGGCAGTCAAAGGCAAGATTGAACTGGTGGGTGCAAATGAAGTCTCCATCAATCTTAATGGCAACTCTTTGGTCAATCTCACTGTCAATAAAGGTATTTTAGACGCACTCGTTGAAAACAAAGGTGCACTGATTGCTAATGGAGGTGAAGTTTACCTTACAACCAATGCTGTCAATGAGCTCTTACGTGGTGTTGTAAACAATACCGGTGTTATTGAAGCTAAAACACTGGATGATGTTGCAGGAAAAATTACACTTTATGCACATGGTGGTATTGTTAATGCCGATGGTACACTTGATGCAAGTGCTACAACCTCTGGAAATGGTGGTTTTATTGAGACATCAGGTGAAACTGTCAATATCGCAAAATCTTTACATGTAACAACACTTGCAGCACAAGGTAAAACAGGAAAATGGTTGATTGATCCTGTAAACTATACGATTGCAGCGAGTGGTGGTAACGAAACTGGTGCTGCCTTAGCAGGAAGATTAGCAGGCACAAATATTGAAATTCAAGCAGACAATACGATTACCGTTAATGATGCTATCACGTGGAGTGCTAATAAGCTCACCCTTAATTCTGGTGGCAATATTTATCTCAATGCCGATCTTACAGCAACAGGAGCCGCAACACTGGCATTTTACTATGGACAAGCTAGTGCAGATGGTGGAAGTAGCCGCTATACAGTGGCTGATGGTGTAAACATTTTAATCCCAACAGCCAGTGCTTTTACATGGAAGAAAGGCTCAGCGGGGACGCTTACAAATCTTATTTTAGATAATGGAAATCTTCGCTTTGGAAATGGAACAGAAGCCTCTATTAATGATACAGGCGCGCTACTTCAACCATGGTATTATGATAATGTAACCAATGGTAGAAATGGATGGTATAAACTCACTTATTCAAGCTATCCACTTGATTATGCAATTGGTATTGGAGGAGTAGCAACAGCAGGGTGGAATAATAATGGAACCATTGTTACAACAGGGGACTATGGAAATCCTTATGCTGATATTGCGCCCCTTGTAACGAATCAAAATCTTAATATTGCAGGTTATTATGAAAAAACTGGTTCGATTATTACTACAACAACAATGAATATTAGTGGTATCGGACCCATTACAGTTGAAGATAAATATACTTTATTACCTGATACAAGTTACCTTAAAGCTACCACCACATTGATCAACAATACAGGATCAAGCCAATCTAATATACGTTTATGGGTTGGAACAAGAGATGACTGGGTTGCGTTATCAGATGCAAATTATAAAACAAAAGGAAATATTACTTCAAATGGTTTTGAAACGATTACAAACCAAACAGATAGCTCTAATGCTATTATGATTTCAGAACAAACACTTACAAATGGAGCAGGTGCTGCAGTTTTATTTTATTCGACAACGGCAGGAACAAATACCGTTACTGATTGGTGCTGCTCTCTTGCGAATATTATTGACAAGAATCCAATAGATTCAGCTATTACTACGAATAGAGAAGATGGCTCTTATGGTATTTATTTGAATCTTGACACTATTAGTAATAGTCAAAGAGGCAGTGTTACATGGTATTATGCGGCAGGACCTATTGCAGCCATTTCCAACGTCGTTGAACAAGTGGGGCAATCTTCTGGTGCCTCAACACCAACACCTCTTCCATCAACACCTCTTCCATCAACACCGCCTTCTGTTATCTCAGCTATTGTCAATAACACAGCAGTAACACAGCCGCACGTTGACCTTCCACAACAACAGTCACATGTTGAAACGCCCTCCACGACACGTACACCACTTGCACAAGGTGGACACACTGTAGATGTCGTTTCTAGCCCAGAAGCGGGAGAAGCAACAACCTTGGTGACTATGGCAGAAATTCGCGAAATGCAAACATCTGGAGCTAGTGCAACAAGTGAAACACCTAGCAGTGGCACTACGCCTATTCGTGTTCCACTGATGAGAGGCTCTTTAATTGATATCGTTGATGGTGGTGTAAAACTTCCTACTGGCATAGAACAAGAATTTTATGTGCTTGATAATACAAAAAGATAA
- the fabG gene encoding 3-oxoacyl-ACP reductase FabG, whose protein sequence is MKFSGKNVLVTGAASGIGKEIALTLAGYGLKVWVNYRSRPEQADAIKAEIEANGGVAAVIGFDVADEEAFIEGIKTIVDADGELSYLVNNAGITNDKLAIRMKKEDFTSVIDINLTSAFIGCREALKAMSKKRFGCVVNIASIVGETGNAGQVNYSASKGGLIAMTKSFAQEGSARDVRFNAVTPGFIATEMTDKLSDEIKESYTSKIPLKRFGSPKDIAESVAFLLSDSASYITGEVLKVNGGMYM, encoded by the coding sequence ATGAAATTTAGTGGAAAAAATGTTTTAGTGACAGGTGCAGCCAGCGGAATCGGTAAAGAGATAGCGTTAACACTTGCAGGGTATGGTCTTAAAGTATGGGTTAATTACCGTTCACGCCCTGAGCAAGCGGACGCGATTAAAGCAGAGATTGAAGCAAACGGTGGCGTGGCTGCGGTTATTGGTTTTGATGTGGCGGATGAAGAGGCATTTATAGAAGGTATTAAAACCATCGTTGATGCAGATGGCGAGCTCTCTTATTTAGTGAACAATGCAGGCATTACCAATGACAAATTAGCAATTCGCATGAAAAAAGAGGACTTTACCTCAGTAATTGATATTAACCTTACTTCTGCTTTTATAGGGTGTCGTGAAGCACTTAAAGCGATGAGTAAAAAACGTTTTGGCTGTGTGGTAAACATTGCTTCTATCGTAGGCGAGACAGGAAATGCTGGACAAGTCAATTACAGTGCGAGCAAAGGTGGTTTGATTGCGATGACCAAAAGTTTCGCACAAGAAGGCAGTGCGCGAGATGTTCGTTTTAACGCAGTGACTCCAGGTTTTATTGCTACAGAGATGACGGATAAATTAAGCGATGAGATTAAAGAATCCTACACGTCAAAAATTCCACTCAAACGTTTTGGAAGCCCTAAAGACATTGCAGAGTCTGTTGCTTTCTTGCTCAGTGACAGTGCAAGTTACATCACAGGCGAAGTTTTGAAGGTCAATGGCGGAATGTACATGTAA
- the acpP gene encoding acyl carrier protein gives MALFDDVKAVVVEQLNVNPDEVKEDSKFVEDLGADSLDVVELVMALEEKFDIEIPDTDAEKIVTVKDAMSYIEAHK, from the coding sequence ATGGCACTATTTGATGATGTAAAAGCGGTTGTTGTTGAACAATTAAATGTAAATCCTGACGAGGTAAAAGAAGATTCAAAATTCGTAGAAGATTTGGGTGCAGATTCTTTGGACGTTGTTGAACTTGTTATGGCTCTTGAGGAGAAATTTGACATTGAAATTCCAGACACTGACGCTGAAAAAATCGTCACTGTAAAAGATGCTATGTCTTACATTGAAGCACATAAATAA
- the gpmI gene encoding 2,3-bisphosphoglycerate-independent phosphoglycerate mutase yields the protein MILKPHVTKTLLIITDGIGHNISQTANAFAMAHKPTYDKLFKEVPYNLIATSGLSVGLPEEQMGNSEVGHMCIGSGRILYQNLVKISLAAKDGSLATNPALTQLLHVKGAIHIIGLVSDGGVHSHIDHIIDLAHIAEAKGKHVYLHVITDGRDVSPTSGITFLEQLLAICNENISIASISGRFFSMDRDNRWERVKEGYRVMVDAKPKTALHVKEYLLGMYDQGITDEFVEPMAFEPYVGMHSDDGVIFANFRNDRMRELSRAIGFSEFNEFARTLNGVECITMTEYDSSYPFPIMFKADTPQNTLCDVISSAGLTQFHTAETEKYAHVTFFFNGGVEEPKVNETRLLVPSPKVKTYDLQPQMSAPEVGDAVLKAMDEQYDFIVVNFANGDMVGHTGSLDAAICAVEAVDTELGRLFEKAKALGYAIVLTSDHGNCEQMFDVEGSRLTNHTTFEVYGFVMDERVKSVQKGGLNNIAPTVLKLMGLPIPSEMDKPLVQF from the coding sequence ATGATTTTGAAACCACACGTTACGAAAACATTACTTATTATCACCGATGGTATCGGGCACAATATCAGTCAAACCGCTAATGCTTTTGCCATGGCACATAAACCAACCTACGATAAGCTTTTTAAAGAGGTTCCTTACAATCTTATAGCAACTTCTGGACTAAGCGTAGGACTTCCTGAAGAACAGATGGGAAATAGTGAAGTCGGGCACATGTGTATCGGAAGTGGTCGCATTTTGTACCAAAACTTGGTCAAAATCTCGTTAGCGGCGAAAGATGGCTCTCTTGCCACCAATCCAGCCTTAACGCAGCTTTTACATGTAAAGGGTGCGATTCATATTATAGGGCTTGTCAGCGATGGTGGGGTGCATTCGCATATTGATCATATTATTGATCTTGCGCATATTGCTGAGGCAAAAGGTAAACACGTTTATTTGCATGTGATTACCGATGGGCGCGATGTCTCTCCAACATCGGGCATTACTTTTTTAGAGCAACTTTTAGCGATTTGCAATGAAAATATTAGCATTGCCTCTATTTCAGGGCGTTTCTTTAGTATGGATCGTGACAATCGTTGGGAGCGAGTGAAAGAAGGGTATCGTGTTATGGTCGATGCAAAGCCAAAGACGGCTTTACATGTAAAAGAGTATTTACTGGGGATGTATGATCAAGGCATCACCGATGAATTTGTTGAACCAATGGCTTTTGAGCCTTACGTAGGCATGCACAGCGATGATGGCGTGATTTTTGCAAATTTTAGAAATGATCGTATGCGTGAACTCTCCCGTGCTATTGGATTTAGCGAATTTAATGAATTTGCACGCACCCTTAATGGGGTAGAGTGTATTACGATGACCGAGTATGACAGCAGTTATCCCTTCCCTATTATGTTTAAAGCGGATACGCCTCAAAATACACTGTGCGATGTCATTTCAAGCGCAGGCCTTACGCAGTTTCATACTGCAGAGACAGAGAAGTATGCACACGTGACATTCTTCTTTAATGGTGGTGTCGAAGAGCCAAAAGTGAATGAAACCAGACTCCTCGTGCCAAGCCCTAAAGTCAAAACCTATGATCTTCAGCCTCAGATGAGTGCTCCTGAAGTAGGGGATGCCGTTCTTAAAGCGATGGATGAACAGTATGATTTTATCGTCGTTAATTTTGCCAATGGCGATATGGTAGGACATACGGGAAGTTTGGATGCGGCCATTTGCGCGGTAGAAGCAGTCGATACAGAACTTGGAAGATTGTTTGAAAAAGCAAAAGCGTTAGGCTATGCCATCGTACTTACGAGCGATCATGGTAACTGTGAACAGATGTTTGATGTTGAAGGATCAAGGCTGACCAACCACACTACATTTGAAGTGTATGGTTTTGTGATGGATGAACGTGTTAAAAGTGTACAAAAAGGTGGACTGAACAACATTGCACCAACGGTGTTAAAACTGATGGGTTTACCAATTCCTAGCGAAATGGATAAACCGTTAGTTCAGTTTTAA
- the murD gene encoding UDP-N-acetylmuramoyl-L-alanine--D-glutamate ligase translates to MITLFGHGKTTKAIAKRFAGQCQIFDDGFVNNDKDEFGNLLLPPSAFDPTTSDVEIPSPGFPAHHPLIQKARNVVGEYDFFKEQMPFSIWISGTNGKTTTTQMCEFLLQKQGAQAGGNIGTPLAELSEKAPIWILETSSFTFHYTKVTAPDIYLLLPIKPDHLTWHGSMEAYIEAKLSPLERMREGSVAILPKAYANVKTLAHVIAYDTEEDLAAQMGIDITKVNFKTPFLLDAVLAMSAQKVLLDTVDYDLLNTFKIDHYKIEEFRDKLGRLWVDDSKGTNVDATIEALKRYKNDEILIVLGGDDKGVDLQELFDFMKPLHVTVFAIGTNTERLATFAQKEGIKLHKCFVIEEAMKQIHAVHNTKSVALLSPAAASLDQFKSYAHRGDRFKELALA, encoded by the coding sequence ATGATAACACTTTTTGGACACGGAAAAACAACTAAAGCAATTGCAAAACGCTTCGCAGGTCAATGTCAAATTTTTGACGACGGCTTTGTCAATAACGATAAAGATGAATTTGGCAACCTTTTATTGCCTCCCTCAGCGTTCGACCCAACCACGAGCGATGTAGAGATCCCCAGTCCTGGTTTTCCAGCACATCATCCTTTGATTCAAAAAGCGCGCAATGTGGTCGGTGAATACGACTTCTTTAAAGAGCAAATGCCTTTTAGTATTTGGATCAGTGGAACCAATGGCAAAACCACCACAACGCAAATGTGTGAGTTCCTCCTTCAAAAACAAGGTGCTCAGGCAGGTGGCAACATTGGCACACCTTTAGCAGAACTCAGCGAAAAAGCACCGATTTGGATCTTAGAAACCAGCTCTTTTACGTTTCACTACACGAAAGTGACTGCTCCTGATATTTATCTACTGCTCCCTATCAAACCAGACCATTTAACATGGCATGGAAGTATGGAAGCATACATTGAAGCAAAACTTTCCCCACTTGAGCGTATGAGAGAAGGCAGTGTTGCCATCCTTCCAAAAGCGTATGCCAATGTCAAAACCCTAGCACACGTGATTGCATACGATACGGAAGAAGATTTAGCAGCACAAATGGGCATTGACATCACCAAAGTGAACTTTAAAACACCGTTTTTACTCGACGCCGTTCTTGCCATGAGCGCGCAAAAAGTTCTCTTAGACACCGTTGATTATGATCTTCTTAACACCTTTAAAATCGATCATTATAAAATTGAAGAATTTAGGGACAAACTAGGACGTCTTTGGGTGGATGACTCTAAAGGAACGAATGTTGATGCCACCATTGAAGCGCTCAAACGCTATAAAAATGACGAAATCCTCATTGTCCTAGGGGGTGATGACAAAGGTGTTGATCTTCAAGAGCTCTTTGATTTTATGAAGCCTTTACATGTAACCGTTTTTGCCATCGGTACAAACACGGAAAGACTTGCTACCTTTGCACAAAAAGAAGGTATTAAACTTCACAAATGTTTTGTGATTGAAGAGGCAATGAAACAAATTCATGCCGTGCATAACACCAAAAGTGTCGCCCTACTTTCTCCTGCAGCTGCAAGTTTAGACCAGTTTAAATCCTATGCCCACAGAGGAGATCGCTTTAAAGAGTTGGCACTCGCTTAG
- the mraY gene encoding phospho-N-acetylmuramoyl-pentapeptide-transferase: MLYALYKLTSINLFQYITVRAGIAFFLAFALTIYLMPKFIKWAKSRNANQPIYSLAPQTHQQKSKTPTMGGIVFLCAATLSILMCARINNLFVLSALACILLFGLIGMKDDLSKILGKSNTAGLTPRAKLGFQIIASSIVALILYVAVDLDTTFFVPFYKFPLFDMHLLALGFWVLVMISASNAVNLTDGLDGLATVPAILSIFSLAVFVYVGGNAFLSSYLLLPKVGGSGEVVIVATAVMGSLVGFLWFNCYPAEIFMGDSGSLSIGAFIGYMAIISKNEILLLLIGFVFVLETVSVILQVGSYKTRKKRIFLMAPIHHHFEVKGWPENKIIVRFWIIALMSNLLALTALKLR; this comes from the coding sequence ATGTTATACGCTCTTTACAAACTCACCTCAATCAATCTTTTTCAATACATCACCGTTCGTGCAGGAATTGCCTTCTTTTTAGCCTTCGCCTTGACCATTTATTTGATGCCAAAGTTCATCAAATGGGCAAAATCACGCAATGCCAATCAACCTATTTATTCCCTAGCACCTCAAACGCATCAACAAAAATCTAAAACTCCAACCATGGGCGGCATCGTCTTTTTATGTGCTGCAACGCTTTCTATCTTAATGTGCGCCCGAATAAATAACCTTTTCGTTCTTTCAGCACTGGCGTGTATTTTGCTCTTTGGACTCATCGGGATGAAAGATGACCTCTCTAAAATTTTAGGTAAAAGCAATACAGCAGGGCTTACCCCACGTGCAAAACTAGGCTTTCAAATCATTGCTTCTTCTATTGTCGCACTTATTTTATACGTCGCCGTTGATTTGGATACCACTTTTTTCGTTCCTTTTTACAAATTTCCACTGTTTGATATGCATCTACTTGCCCTTGGCTTTTGGGTACTGGTTATGATTTCTGCGAGCAACGCAGTGAATTTGACCGATGGGCTTGATGGCCTGGCAACCGTTCCTGCCATTTTGTCTATTTTTTCACTTGCTGTTTTTGTTTATGTGGGCGGTAACGCCTTTTTAAGCAGCTACCTACTCCTTCCAAAAGTGGGTGGTAGTGGTGAAGTTGTGATTGTTGCAACGGCTGTTATGGGCTCACTTGTGGGCTTTTTATGGTTTAACTGCTACCCAGCAGAAATCTTTATGGGCGATAGCGGAAGCCTTAGCATTGGCGCGTTTATTGGCTATATGGCAATTATCTCTAAAAATGAAATTCTACTTCTTTTAATTGGTTTTGTATTTGTACTTGAAACGGTTTCGGTTATTTTACAAGTGGGAAGTTATAAAACGCGTAAAAAGCGCATCTTCCTTATGGCGCCGATCCACCACCACTTTGAGGTGAAGGGTTGGCCAGAAAACAAGATTATCGTGAGATTTTGGATTATTGCGCTCATGTCAAATCTTTTAGCACTTACGGCATTGAAACTCAGATGA